Below is a window of bacterium DNA.
TTCCGGTTTTGACGGCTTGGGGTTTTATGTCGGTGAGCACGGCTTCGATTTGTCGGGAAATCACATCTGTGGTAACATCCATGATTGCGGTTACACCCACGGTATTTTGAGCCGTGATTGCCGTGATGACCGATGCACCGTAAACACCGAGTGCCGAAAATGTTTTGAGGTCGGCCTGAATACCTGCACCGCCGCCTGAGTCAGAACCGGCGATAGTCAATGCTTTACGGGGATTCATCTGTGGTGAGGCGCGTTAAGAAGTTGCGGTTTCCGGAGTCGGCTCCTGAGCCGGTCTGCGGCAATCGTATTCTTTACCGTTGTATGTAAATACATCAAGTTGGTAATCTTTGAGTTCACGTCGCGCATAATCCTGTGCCATACCGGTCGTAATAAAGTAATCAACAATATCCGAATCCAAGTGGCCATCCTTGACCATGAAGCCGAGAATTTTGATACATTCAGAAATTTTCTTTCCGGGTTTATACGGGCGATCGGCAGCTGTTAAGGCTTCAAATACGTCGGCGACGGCCATAATACGTTGTTGTGTATTGAGTTGTTCTGCCGTAAGTCCGTACGGATAACCCTTACCATTAAGCGCTTCGTGGTGCGCGCCGGCCCATTCGGTAACACGGCTAAGCTTATTGGGCCACGGCAATTGCTGAAGCATTTTGATCGTGAGAACGACGTGATCCTGGATTTTTTTACGTTCTTCTTCTGTCAGCGTACCGCGGCGGATGGAGAGATTATACACTTCATTTTCGGTGAGCAGTTGCATTTCCTGCCCTTCCATCATGATTTTCTGCTGAGCGATATTACGCAGACGCTCCAGTTTGGCGTCCTCCATAAATTCACCGCCGATATTACATACTTTGATAAATGCGGCGTCGTCTTCTATTTGTTTTTTCTTTTGTGCGTAGCTTTCTTCTAAGGCGCTTAATTTTTTCTTTTTATCGCGCACTTTGGAAGTTTCTATTTTTGCTCGTTCACGAATATAACGAACTTCTTCCTCACGTTTAAGCACTTCAAACTTAGCCATCACCGTGTGAATACGATCGTAAATAGTTTCCAGTTTTGTGGATTTATCAACGACATATTCCGGTGTGGTGATTTTTCCGATATCGTGCATCCAGCCTGCGATACGGAGTTCGTTGTGTTCGTCTTCGTTCATCGTGAAATCTTTGTACTTCCCTTCGGAAGTATCGCTCATAGAGCGCGCCATAGCGGAAGTAAGTTCCGCTACACGACGGATGTGGCCGCCGGTATAAGGTGATTTTTCGTCGATCGCGGCCGCGATAACTTGGATAAACGAATCTAAGAGGGCACGGAGATCATTGATAAGCGTGGTATTTGTGATGGCTACCGCCGCTTGCGAAGCAAGCGATTCGATCAGTTCCTGATAATCCACAGAGAAAGGAATTGTCGTACCATCGTGCGCTTTGGCATTGAGCAACTGAACGACGCCGATGATCTCATTTTCGTGATTGCGCATGGCAATCACCATCATGGATTTGGAGCGATACCCGGTGTTCTTATCAAACGCTTTTGTTCCTTGAAAATCGAAACCTTCGACATCGTACACATCCGGTATATTGACGGTATTACCAGTCAGCGCAACATAAGCCGAAACTTGTTGTTCATTGCGTGTGCCATCGTCCTTGATCAGTTTTACCGGAGGAAAAGGAATGGTTTTTCCGCTCGTACCACCCATGGCGAAGTTGAGAGACTTGGTACGCATGATCTTAAAAGCGATACCGCGGTCATCGGGAGTTTTTATATACAAGGTACCGCCATCTGCGTTGGTAAAGCTCATCGCTTCAACGACGATCATTTCCAAAAGTGCGTCGAGGTTTCGTTCCGATGACAGCGCCGATCCGATGCGGGTAAGTTTCTTCTCATGTACCAACTGATTTTCGGTAAAACTACGAATCAATCCAATAATACGATCAGTCCGGTCAGCCGACAAATCCGTCAAATGCGACACGATTTCTTCCAATAATTTTTGGACAATCGGGTGGTCTGAGTATTTCATAGTGGTTGTGATTTCCTGCGCGCTCATAATCTCTCTCGATACGGTAAAACCGTGGTCTTTAATGATCAACAATGATCAACGGGAACGGTAAGCATTCCATGATTTGTGAATCACGGCGGCCAAAGTACATTTGATAAAATCACCGGCAATAAAAGGTAAAAATCCTAACGAAAAAGCCGTGGCCATGCCCTGACCGGTATAAAGCTTGAGTTGTAAGGTGCCGATCAAAAGAACAGGTAAACTGGCGAGGAAAAAGGCACCGATATTGTAAAGCAAATTGGACTCTTTCATAACAAGCATACCGGTAAGAAAAGCCATGATCGGAAAAGCCAGCAAGTAACCGCCGGTGGGCCCGATAAGATATGCGATCGTGGATGCGCCGCCGGCAAAAACGGGCAAACCGCAGATACCGTAGAATAAATAAGCCGCCTGACTCAAAGCGCCACGACGAGCACCTAACAAAGCGCCGGACAAAGATACCATAAGCGTTTGCAGTGTGATCGGTACCGGTGTAAAAAATAACGGTACTTCAATCCACGCAGAAACCGCCGTAAGTATGGAAAAACCGATGACCAAAAGAAAATCTTTGAGCATTCCTGCGTCAACGGCTATGGCTTTGGATTTGGAGTTCATATACGTGATCAATCCTTACATTAAAAATATGTTAACAGATAGGGTTTGATAACCTCTTATGTGAGAACGGTCAAATGTACATCCGTGATTGACCTACCGCAAGTTATTTTTAATCTTAATTTTGCGAAGGTGAATCACTGACAACAGCCTCCTCAATACGCGCTTCATCAACGGCAGGGGAGGTACTATTGGTATATCGTACGACGCGGCGCTCGCGAATCACAACAACCTTAATCTGACCGGGGTATTGCATTTCGTTCTGAATTTTTTGTGCGACATTGGAGCTCAGCATGGCCGACTGGGCATCATCCATTTTTTCGGCTTCGACGACGATGCGAATTTCGCGTCCGGCGAAAATAGCATATACTTTAGAAACGCCGTCAAATTGTTGAGCGATTTGTTCCAATTTTTCGATCCGTGCGCCATACGCTTCCAGCGGTTCACGGCGCGCGCCGGGGCGAGAACCGGAAATAATGTCGGCTGCCGTAACAAGTTGTGAAATCGGGTGGATCGGTTCGGCTTCGTCGTGATGTGCGAGTACCGAGTTAATTACGACCTCGTGCTCTTTGCAGCGCGTCGTAACTTCGACACCGATCGTGACGTGACTTCCTTCGTTTTCGTTACTGGTGGCCTTACCGATATCATGAAACAAACCTGCGCGGCGCGCAAGCTGAACATCATAGCCGAGTTCAGATGCCATATTACCGGCTAGCAAGGCGACTTCTTTGCTGTGTTGTAAAACATTTTGACCATAGCTGGTACGGTACTTCAGACGACCCAGCATTTGTTTCATTTCCGGTGCGACATTTTTAATGTTTAGCGAATTGAGCACTTCATCGGAAGCTTTATTCATTGCTGTTTCGACTTGTTTTTTGCAACGCTCGACAACGTCTTCAATAAACTCGGGCTGGATATTCGGCGTCTCCGTGAGGCGCAACATTGCTAATCTGGCGATTTCGCGTTTCACAGGATCCATCGAAGAAAGAACAAGCACTTCGGGGGTATCGTCAATAATGACCTTCACGCCCGTGATTTGTTCAAATGCTTTGATGTTTCGCCCTTCACGCCCGATGATCGCGCCTTTGATCTTTTCATTGGGTAAATCCACCGTTGTGAGGGTTATCTCGGCCGTTTGATCGGAAGCTAAACGCTGGATGGCGTCCGATATAATCCATTTGGCCTCGAAACTTGCTTTCTGCGTAGCTTCACTTTTCATTTGGAGCATCAGTTCGGCGGCTTCTTTTTGGGCCCGTTGCGCAACACTTTCCAAAAACTGTTTCTTCGCTTCTTCGTAGGACAACTTGGTAATGTTTTCTAATTTTTCCATCTGCTGATGGATGACCGATTCGACATGTTGGGCGCGCGTCTGGAGTTGCTCTTGCTGCGTCGTAAGATCTTTTTGTGAACGTTGGAGCAGTTGTTCTTTTTCGACAGTACCGCTCATTTTGTTGCGGATTTCGCGTTCGCGGTTAACCAGCTTTTGCTCGTACTGTTTAAGGCGTTTTTCACGTTCGTCCGTTTCACTGACGATTTTCATTTTGATCTGATGCCAACGTTGTTTGGATTTGACTTCAGCTTCGTTGCGTATGGTTTCGGCTTCACGTTTAGCTTCGCGTATGGTGTTTTCGGCGATTTTGCGAATTTCCGATACTTTGTTTTTTCCGAAATAAGTTGCAAAGACCCATCCGAGAATAAACATCACAATGCCCGCGGCGCACATGATGATAATAGATAAACTATCCATAACTATCCTGTAAGTTTCTTAAGTTTTAACTGTGTTTTTAACGAAGTCTATAATCATTAGTATAGACGTAAAAAACCGCGCACAAGCGGTTTTCACTACAATGAAGAATTTAGAATTTTGTGACTCAAATAGCAAGGAAAGAACAACGAATATGCGGCGTTGTGATCGAAGGTAAAACGTCATGCGAAAAGAGAAGAGAAGCTTAATTTGCTTTCAGTTGTACTCATTATAACAAGGTACAGAAAAACTAAATCGCGAACCCTTGCCTTTTTCGCTGGTAACCCATACGCGTCCACCGTGCAGTTCAATCACCTTTTTGACGATGGCCAGACCGAGTCCCGTGCTGACTTCTCCGGCTGTCGGACGTGCGCTGAGCTTCTGATACGATTTGAATACTTTGTTAAGGTCTTCTTGCGAGAGGCCTTGTCCTGTATCTTCGACATGAACGCAAACTTCACGATCGGTAGGTTCACAAAAAACCCGCACCGCACCGCCGGGATGAGTGTATTTGATCGCATTGGAGAGCAAGTTATCCATTACTTCCAAAATCCGGTTGCGATCGACAAATACATTGGGCATGAGTAAGGGTCGCTCGACAGCTAAACGAATATTTTTTTGTTCGGCGGCACGACGATGCAGATTTTCACACTCGTCTATGATGCGTTGCAAACTTTCGCTGTGTTTTTCCAAGTTAACTTTACCGGCTTCGATGGAACTCCAATCCAACAATGTCGAAACCAGATTTGCCATTTGTTGCGACACTTTATGTACGGTATCCAAGTCGTTTTCAATATCTCGCATCGTAGCGTGTCCGTGCCGGATATCGTTGATCATAAGTTGTACGTAACCGATGATCGTCGTCAAAGGATTTCGAAGATCGTGAGCCGCAATACCGAGGAATTCGTTTTTCTTTTGATTGAGGATTTCAAGTTCTTCGTTTTTGATTTTCAGTTCAGTCGTACGCTCATTGATGATGTTTTCAAGGCGGCGATTGTATTGCTCCACTCTTTGAAGGCGCAGCCGGTGAAACGACCACAACGCCAAGGTGATCAAAACAACGATGGCCAAACGAAAATACCAAGTTTTCCAGAATGGCGGTAAAACATGCAATGTGAGTCGTGTCGGTGACTCACACCATACGCCGTCGTTATTGGATGCTTTTATCAAAAACGTATAATCACCGGGTGCGAGGGTGTTATACGATGCCGAACGCCGTTCATCGCTGTAAATCCAATGTTCGTCCAAGCCGTCGAGTTTATAGGCGTATTTATTTTTTAGTGAATTGGTGTATTCGAGCGCGCTGAACTGAAATGTAAGCCATGTGACGGATGATTCGAGGGTAAGTTCGTCCAATCCAAATGTCGAACGTTCAATGGTAGATTCACCGTTATGCAGCGTATAGCCGGTGATCTGAGGTTTTACAGCGATCTGGTTAAAAACCAACTTGCGAGTATTGACTGAAACTATGCCGTGTACACCGCCGAAATAAAGCGTTCCGTCGTTTGATAAATAATGCGCACCTTGTGCAAAAATATTGGAAGGAAGTTTGTCCACGACATTAAAATTTCTAAAAGCAAACTGATTATCCGGTATATACCTCAGTTGCGAGAGTCCGTTATTGGTAGATATCCAAAAATGATCCGGTCCGGTAGGAATGATATTATATACAGCATCGGACGGTAAACCATCGGCTATGGAAATGGAACGAAATGTTTCTTGTCGAATATCCATCAAACTTATACCATTGCCGTCCGTACCGATCCAAAGATGCGGATGAGCCGTATCCGGATCCAATGCGATGGTCATAATTTCATTTCCCGAAATGCTATTTTTATAAGACGGGTTACCTTTAAAATGTTTCCAATTATTGGTTTCGGGTTCAAATCTGTTGAGTCCGCCGCCATAGGTGCCGATCCACAAACGATTTACATGATCAGATACAATGGTACGAATAAAATTGTGACTTAAACTGTTCGTGTTACCATTTTGCGCAACCCAACGTTTAAAACGATTATTCGACTCGTCCCAAAGATGTAATCCTCCATACGTGCCAATCCATAGTCGGCGAACACCGTTTATGGATTGTGCATAAATGGCGCGTACACGATTATCGTTCAACGAGGTGGAGTCTCCCGGTCGGCTAACGATTTTTTTAATAATACCTCTCTGTAAATCAAACCAAATCAAACCTTCGCCGAATGTGCCGATCCAGTAAAAACCGGCTGGGTCTTTGTAGATAGAAGTGATCCATACCGACGATGTGTTATCTTCCGTAGGTTCAAGATAAGTTGTAAACGATCGTTTCTTTTCATTGTACACGATCAAACCGCGGTCCGTGCCGGCCAGTACTAATTTTCCATTGGCGCTATGATCTTCAAATACAGCGGCGACCCGTGTGCTTCGGAGCGTGTTGTTTTGGATATCGTCAGCGACGATGGAAAATTTTGGTGGCTTACTATCTAATAAACTGACGCCTTCGCCGCGTGTAGCGATCCATACTATTCCGGAGCGATCTTCCATAATCCAACGTACATCATTATGTCCCAACGAATGGGCATAATTCGG
It encodes the following:
- a CDS encoding biotin transporter BioY, whose amino-acid sequence is MNSKSKAIAVDAGMLKDFLLVIGFSILTAVSAWIEVPLFFTPVPITLQTLMVSLSGALLGARRGALSQAAYLFYGICGLPVFAGGASTIAYLIGPTGGYLLAFPIMAFLTGMLVMKESNLLYNIGAFFLASLPVLLIGTLQLKLYTGQGMATAFSLGFLPFIAGDFIKCTLAAVIHKSWNAYRSR
- the rny gene encoding ribonuclease Y encodes the protein MDSLSIIIMCAAGIVMFILGWVFATYFGKNKVSEIRKIAENTIREAKREAETIRNEAEVKSKQRWHQIKMKIVSETDEREKRLKQYEQKLVNREREIRNKMSGTVEKEQLLQRSQKDLTTQQEQLQTRAQHVESVIHQQMEKLENITKLSYEEAKKQFLESVAQRAQKEAAELMLQMKSEATQKASFEAKWIISDAIQRLASDQTAEITLTTVDLPNEKIKGAIIGREGRNIKAFEQITGVKVIIDDTPEVLVLSSMDPVKREIARLAMLRLTETPNIQPEFIEDVVERCKKQVETAMNKASDEVLNSLNIKNVAPEMKQMLGRLKYRTSYGQNVLQHSKEVALLAGNMASELGYDVQLARRAGLFHDIGKATSNENEGSHVTIGVEVTTRCKEHEVVINSVLAHHDEAEPIHPISQLVTAADIISGSRPGARREPLEAYGARIEKLEQIAQQFDGVSKVYAIFAGREIRIVVEAEKMDDAQSAMLSSNVAQKIQNEMQYPGQIKVVVIRERRVVRYTNSTSPAVDEARIEEAVVSDSPSQN
- a CDS encoding HD domain-containing protein → MKYSDHPIVQKLLEEIVSHLTDLSADRTDRIIGLIRSFTENQLVHEKKLTRIGSALSSERNLDALLEMIVVEAMSFTNADGGTLYIKTPDDRGIAFKIMRTKSLNFAMGGTSGKTIPFPPVKLIKDDGTRNEQQVSAYVALTGNTVNIPDVYDVEGFDFQGTKAFDKNTGYRSKSMMVIAMRNHENEIIGVVQLLNAKAHDGTTIPFSVDYQELIESLASQAAVAITNTTLINDLRALLDSFIQVIAAAIDEKSPYTGGHIRRVAELTSAMARSMSDTSEGKYKDFTMNEDEHNELRIAGWMHDIGKITTPEYVVDKSTKLETIYDRIHTVMAKFEVLKREEEVRYIRERAKIETSKVRDKKKKLSALEESYAQKKKQIEDDAAFIKVCNIGGEFMEDAKLERLRNIAQQKIMMEGQEMQLLTENEVYNLSIRRGTLTEEERKKIQDHVVLTIKMLQQLPWPNKLSRVTEWAGAHHEALNGKGYPYGLTAEQLNTQQRIMAVADVFEALTAADRPYKPGKKISECIKILGFMVKDGHLDSDIVDYFITTGMAQDYARRELKDYQLDVFTYNGKEYDCRRPAQEPTPETATS